The Manihot esculenta cultivar AM560-2 chromosome 1, M.esculenta_v8, whole genome shotgun sequence genome has a window encoding:
- the LOC110622101 gene encoding uncharacterized protein LOC110622101 — METSSFMLHSRAIPFSYARPNTLSNYSTKRVSLRHFNKHLQLHRRDVNFQCHQSHTHSKTSLNPSFAFSLYQSPSPLKLTRTHLISSVKCSYSTSASTDSSQDHPWLQRLKNISLDEVKSTFLQLTPIDIIKWSGVISIAISAAKWTVNLLLNPFFWMYFSWTWLFWPWLVAISVAVYGLYCFYRHYLGEASIFEQLALVTSVFTWLTLVPAAHFNGYLEGWPFVFFFVYHYFFFFNVSVRKRLYGDLFARPHDPKWDLSPPKWYGLFFCVGVMVGHWLAAFEGPELHLIPGGWSNAGMWILILITLLMQYNSTLYLAKYSEKVVVPTAVVQFGPYRWVRHPIYSSTMLLFATYFLALRAPLSLLFVVAVCLIYYGQRAKVEEALMIETFGERYLDYMNKVRYKLIPLVY, encoded by the coding sequence ATGGAAACTTCATCTTTTATGCTTCACTCGAGAGCAATCCCTTTTAGTTACGCTCGTCCGAACACTCTTAGTAATTATAGCACGAAGAGAGTTTCTCTTAGGCATTTCAACAAACACCTTCAATTGCATCGACGCGATGTCAACTTTCAGTGCCACCAGAGCCATACACACAGCAAAACCTCCTTAAACCCTTCGTTTGCATTTTCGCTCTATCAGTCACCATCGCCCTTAAAATTGACGAGAACCCATTTAATCTCTTCTGTCAAATGCTCCTACTCCACCTCTGCAAGCACAGACTCCTCCCAAGACCACCCATGGCTGCAGCGTCTGAAAAACATCTCTCTTGATGAAGTGAAATCAACCTTTTTGCAATTAACTCCAATTGATATCATCAAGTGGTCTGGTGTCATATCGATCGCAATTTCAGCCGCAAAGTGGACGGTCaatttgttattgaacccatttTTCTGGATGTATTTTAGCTGGACGTGGTTATTTTGGCCGTGGTTGGTGGCAATATCAGTTGCTGTCTACGGGTTGTATTGCTTTTATAGACATTATTTGGGTGAAGCGAGCATTTTTGAGCAACTTGCTCTTGTTACCTCAGTTTTCACTTGGCTAACTCTTGTCCCTGCTGCCCATTTTAATGGCTACCTCGAAGGATGGCCTTTTGTGTTCTTCTTTGTGTatcattatttctttttcttcaatgTTAGCGTGAGGAAACGTTTATATGGAGATTTATTTGCTCGCCCACATGACCCCAAGTGGGATCTAAGCCCACCCAAGTGGTATGGCCTTTTCTTCTGTGTTGGTGTCATGGTTGGTCATTGGCTCGCAGCTTTTGAAGGGCCAGAGCTACACCTTATTCCTGGTGGATGGAGCAATGCGGGGATGTGGATTTTGATATTAATAACTTTGCTGATGCAATATAACTCGACACTTTACCTTGCCAAGTATTCAGAGAAGGTGGTGGTGCCTACTGCTGTAGTGCAATTTGGCCCATATAGGTGGGTCCGGCACCCAATATATTCATCCACAATGCTGTTGTTTGCGACTTACTTTCTTGCACTTCGTGCACCTTTGAGCTTGTTGTTTGTGGTAGCAGTATGTTTGATATATTATGGCCAGAGAGCAAAAGTGGAGGAGGCTCTGATGATAGAGACTTTTGGTGAGAGATACTTAGATTACATGAACAAAGTCCGATACAAGTTGATTCCTTTAGTTTATTAA
- the LOC110622210 gene encoding ATP-dependent zinc metalloprotease FTSH 10, mitochondrial, whose protein sequence is MIFSKLTGSFARSSRSANVLRGAGGGRLAISRVAGGAGGVGNTDKFDGGLGFVRGYLASIGAHKDFGSKSNLSDLNYLLANPRIRRFFSSEAPKKKNYENFYPKEKKEVPKGNEHKSESKDDSNADDEWNFQKTFVKQFNLLTPLLVIGILLSSFSFGPTEQQQISFQEFKNKLLEPGLVDRIVVSNKSVAKVYVRSSPQNQTSNDVVQGPVSGAPAGGRGGQYKYYFNIGSVESFEEKLEEAQEALGIDPHDYVPVTYVSEMVWYQELMRFAPTLLLLGTLMYMGRRMQSGLGVGGGNSKGGRGIFNIGKAHVTKVDKNAKNKVYFKDVAGCDEAKQEIMEFVHFLKNPKKYEDLGAKIPKGALLVGPPGTGKTLLAKATAGESGVPFLSISGSDFMEMFVGVGPSRVRNLFQEARQCAPSIIFIDEIDAIGRARGRGGFSGSNDERESTLNQLLVEMDGFGTTSGVVVLAGTNRPDILDKALLRPGRFDRQISIDKPDIKGREQIFNIYLQKIKLDHEPSYYSQRLAALTPGFAGADIANVCNEAALIAARNEGSQVTMEHFEAAIDRIIGGLEKKNKVISKQERRTVAYHESGHAVTGWFLEHAEPLLKVTIVPRGTAALGFAQYVPNENLLLTKEQLFDMTCMTLGGRAAEQVLLGKISTGAQNDLEKVTKMTYAQVAVYGFSDKVGLLSFPQREDTFEMSKPYSSKTGALIDNEVREWVGKAYEKTVQLVKEHKEQVAEIAELLLEKEVLHQDDLVRVLGERPFKSSEVTNYDRFKEGFKEEEKGTEMPASGNEEEHTSPIQVAPA, encoded by the exons ATGATTTTTTCTAAGCTCACTGGTTCATTTGCTCGATCCTCTCGTTCTGCT AATGTGCTGCGTGGTGCTGGTGGTGGGAGATTGGCGATTTCTCGAGTAGCTGGAGGAGCAGGTGGAGTTGGGAATACAGATAAATTTGATGGAGGATTAGGGTTTGTGAGAGGATATTTAGCTTCAATTGGAGCTCATAAGGATTTTGGCTCTAAATCTAATTTATCCGATTTGAATTACCTTCTTGCGAACCCTAGAATTCGACGATTTTTCTCCAGCGAAGCTCCTAAGAAGAAGA ATTATGAGAACTTTTACCCCAAGGAAAAGAAGGAGGTTCCAAAAGGGAATGAGCACAAATCTGAATCCAAAG ACGATTCAAATGCAGATGATGAGTGGAACTTTCAAAAAACATTCGTTAAGCAATTCAATTTACTTACCCCTTTACTGGTGATCGGAATACTTCTTTCTTCCTTCTCTTTTGGTCCTACTGAGCAGCAACAG ATTAGTTTCCAAGAATTCAAAAACAAGCTTCTGGAACCAGGTTTAGTTGACCGTATAGTTGTCTCCAATAAATCAGTTGCTAAAGTGTATGTAAGGAGCTCACCTCAGAATCAAACTAGCAATGATGTTGTGCAAGGTCCTGTTAGTGGTGCCCCTGCTGGAGGTCGTGGGGGCCAATATAAATACTACTTCAATATTGGAAGTGTTGAATCTTTTGAGGAGAAGTTAGAGGAAGCCCAAGAAGCACTAGGGATAGATCCTCATGACTATGTTCCTGTTACGTATGTATCTGAAATGGTTTGGTACCAAGAATTAATGAGGTTTGCACCAACACTCTTGCTTTTGGGAACCCTCATGTACATGGGACGGAGAATGCAAAGTGGATTAGGCGTTGGTGGTGGCAATAGTAAGGGTGGCCGTGGAATATTCAACATAGGGAAGGCCCATGTAACCAAAGTGGATAAAAATGCTAAAAATAAG GTTTATTTCAAAGATGTTGCTGGTTGTGATGAGGCAAAACAAGAAATCATGGAGTTTGTACACTTCCTTAAGAACCCGAAGAAGTACGAGGACTTGGGAGCTAAAATTCCTAAAGGTGCTCTTTTGGTAGGCCCTCCAGGGACTGGAAAGACCCTTCTAGCAAAGGCAACTGCAGGAGAATCTGGCGTGCCTTTCCTGTCCATTTCTGGTTCAGATTTCATGGAGATGTTTGTTGGTGTTGGACCATCTAGAGTGAGAAATTTGTTTCAAGAAGCAAGACAGTGTGCCCCTagtattatatttattgatgaGATAGATGCAATTGGCAGGGCAAGGGGGCGGGGTGGCTTCTCAGGTTCCAATGATGAGAGAGAAAGCACCCTTAATCAGTTGTTAGTAGAAATGGATGGCTTTGGAACTACTTCTGGTGTTGTTGTGCTTGCTGGCACTAACAGGCCGGACATTTTAGACAAAGCTTTGTTGAGGCCAGGGCGGTTTGATCGCCAAATTTCCATTGATAAGCCTGATATTAAAGGCCGTGAACAGATATTTAACATCTACttgcaaaaaataaaacttgatCACGAGCCATCATATTACTCCCAAAGGCTTGCAGCCCTAACTCCTGGATTTGCTGGGGCAGATATTGCAAATGTTTGTAATGAAGCTGCACTAATTGCTGCAAGGAATGAAGGATCACAAGTCACAATGGAACATTTTGAGGCAGCAATAGACAGAATCATTGGTGGTTTGGAGAAGAAGAATAAG GTAATTAGCAAGCAGGAACGCCGAACTGTTGCTTATCATGAATCAGGCCATGCTGTTACTGGATGGTTCTTGGAACATGCAGAACCCCTTCTGAAAGTGACGATTGTTCCACGGGGTACTGCTGCTCTTGGATTTGCGCAATATGTTCCTAATGAAAACCTTCTCTTGACCAAGGAGCAGCTTTTTGATATGACGTGCATGACCCTTGGTGGTCGGGCAGCTGAGCAG GTTTTGTTGGGAAAAATCTCAACAGGAGCCCAAAATGACCTGGAGAAGGTAACAAAGATGACATATGCCCAAGTGGCAGTGTATGGGTTCAGTGACAAGGTGGGCCTCCTATCTTTCCCTCAAAGGGAGGACACATTTGAGATGTCGAAGCCCTACAGCAGCAAGACTGGGGCTCTTATTGACAATGAAGTGCGAGAATGGGTGGGCAAGGCATATGAAAAGACGGTCCAACTTGTAAAGGAGCACAAAGAACAAGTGGCTGAGATTGCTGAGCTGTTGCTTGAAAAGGAAGTCCTTCACCAAGATGATCTGGTTCGAGTTTTGGGTGAACGGCCATTCAAATCAAGTGAAGTTACAAACTATGACAGGTTTAAGGAAGGTTTTAAAGAGGAAGAGAAGGGTACAGAAATGCCAGCTAGTGGTAACGAGGAGGAACACACTTCACCCATACAGGTTGCCCCTGCGTAA